One window of the Melospiza georgiana isolate bMelGeo1 chromosome 14, bMelGeo1.pri, whole genome shotgun sequence genome contains the following:
- the CDYL2 gene encoding chromodomain Y-like protein 2, which produces MASGDLYEVERIVDKRKNKKGKWEYLIRWKGYGSNEDTWEPEHHLLHCEEFIDEFNRLHITREKRSRHGKHGSAPKLLRESRGSSVEKISHRPSESGKPKGSTHKRKRINPSHQKQKRGYAAKPGSANDRAAKTVTYRTTPSGLQIMPLKKPHNGLQNGDGSHEKDSRHFGNGSQQQNVDLNDHEGEQNLPSVLEVSNNSPVVNGIGSSLANGSLNLHSTVKRKLDGEKDYVFDKRLRYSVRQNESNCRFRDIVVRKEDGFTHILLSSQTSENNALTPEIMKEVRRALCNASADDSKLLLLSAVGSVFCSGLDYSYLIGRLSNDRRKESTRIAEAIRDFVKAFIQFKKPIVVAINGPALGLGASILPLCDIVWASEKAWFQTPYATIRLTPAGCSSYTFPQILGVALANEMLFCGRKLTAQEACSRGLVSQVFWPTTFSQEVMLRVKEMASCSAVVLEESKCLVRSFLKSGLEEVNEKECQMLKQLWSSSKGLDSLFSYLQDKIYEV; this is translated from the exons GTAGAGAGGATTGTAGACAAAAGGAAGAACAAGAAGGGCAAATGGGAATATCTGATTAGGTGGAAAGGCTATGGGAGCAACGAAGACACCTGGGAACCTGAACACCACCTGCTCCATTGTGAGGAATTTATTGATGAGTTCAACAGACTGCACATTACCAGAGAGAAGCGATCCCGGCACGGCAAACATGGCAGCGCTCCCAAACTGCTGCGGGAAAGCCGAGGCTCGTCCGTGGAGAAAATATCACACAGACCTTCTGAATCTGGGAAGCCTAAAGGATCAACACACAAAAGGAAGAGAATTAATCCATCTCATCAAAAACAGAAACGAGGATATGCAGCAAAGCCAGGGTCTGCAAATGACAGGGCTGCTAAAACTGTGACTTACCGAACTACTCCCAGCGGTTTACAGATTATGCCACTGAAAAAGCCACATAATGGTCTGCAGAATGGAGATGGCAGCCATGAGAAAGATTCTAGACATTTTGGGAATGGCTCACAGCAGCAAAACGTGGATTTAAATGATCACGAAGGAGAACAAAACTTGCCCAGCGTGTTGGAAGTCAGTAACAATTCCCCTGTGGTGAATGGCATTG GTTCTTCCCTGGCCAATGGAAGCTTGAATCTACACAGCACTGTGAAAAGGAAACTTGATGGAGAGAAAGATTATGTGTTTGATAAGAGACTGAGATACAGCGTGCGCCAAAACGAAAGTAACTGTCGCTTCAGGGACATTGTGGTCCGCAAAGAAGATGGTTTCACTCATATTCTGCTGTCAAGTCAGACTTCAGAGAACAATGCACTGACCCCAGAG ATCATGAAGGAAGTTCGGAGAGCATTGTGCAATGCATCAGCTGATGACAGTAAACTCTTACTTCTCAGCGCAGTGGGAAGTGTATTCTGTAGTGGCCTAGATTACTCATATTTAATTGGCAGGTTATCCAAtgacagaagaaaggaaagcacTAGGATTGCAGAAGCTATAAG ggaTTTTGTAAAAGCTTTTATTCAATTTAAGAAGCCAATTGTGGTTGCTATCAACGGCCCTGCTCTGGGGTTAGGAGCTTCTATTTTACCACTCTGTGATATCGTTTGGGCAAGTGAGAAGGCTTGGTTTCAGACACCATATGCAACAATCCGACTCACTCCAGCTGGCTGCTCATCATACACATTCCCACAAATTCTGGGTGTTGCACTG GCAAATGAAATGTTGTTCTGTGGGAGAAAGCTGACAGCACAGGAAGCCTGCAGCAGAGGACTGGTGTCACAAGTATTTTGGCCAACAACATTTAGCCAAGAAGTGATGCTACGAGTGAAAGAAATGGCATCCTGCAGTGCAGTG GTGTTGGAAGAGTCCAAATGTCTCGTGCGGAGCTTCCTGAAATCCGGACTTGAAGAGGTGAACGAGAAGGAGTGTCAGATGTTAAAACAGCTGTGGAGTTCTTCCAAAGGACTGGATTCATTATTCAGCTACTTGCAAGACAAAATTTATGAAGTCTGA